The nucleotide sequence AAGGGGTACGAACGACGCTTCAGCCGCGTCGAGGAAACCGGCGATCTCATCCACAGATTCGCCCTTGATGCGCATCGATAACAAAATGCCGCCCAGCTCCAGGTCCGACACGCGGCCCTCGAGCATGGCGCGGTAGAGGGCGCGGGCATCCATGCGCGTCATGCTGCGCGCGCCATTCTTGCCGCGTCCTATTTCTTTGATGAAACGTGCAGCGGGGAATGGCTCGCCGGCCACGTCAGTATGGGGTATGGAAACAGTCGTCATGGCGCCAGCTTACACGGATTTTTCCCCGTGCAGACGGGCTGGCGGATGGCTTAGGCGCCAATGCAACAGTCTTCCAAGCTATTTTTTTACGAATTTGCATCGCGTCTGCATCCGTACGCGCCGCCGCTACGTATAAGACTGCATGGGAGGACTCATCATGGAACACGCGATCAAACAGGAAACGGCCTTCGTCGGCATCGAAACGAGCAAGCTGCTGCTGAAAGCCGTGCTGCTCTCGGGCGGCGAAGTACTGTGCAAGGTGCTGGAAAACGACATGGCCGGCTACCGCTGGCTGCGCAGCTGGCTGCAAAGGAACGACGTCACCATCACGGGCTTGCGCGTCTGCATGCGCCTCGACATGCCGTACAGCGAGGTTCCTGCCCGCGTGCTGGCGGACATGGGCATGCTGGTCTGCGATGCCCAGCCCTCGCAACTGGAAGAATATATACGCGGCCAAGGCTTGCCCGAGGACGCGGGGCGCAGCGCCGTGGTGCTGGCCAACTACTGCGAGGACAGGCGCCCTGCGCACTGGACGCCGCCATCGCCCGCCTACGTGGAGCTGCGCCTGTGGCTGCGCCGCCTGCACGCCATCGAAGGCGTGCGCAAGCAGGAGTCGGCGCGCCTCGATGCCCATCTGCAGGCGGGCCAGCATGCGCTGCACGCCCTGTTGCGCCAGCAGGTTGCCTGCCTGGACGCGCAGATACGCCAGCATGAAACGGCGATACTCGAGCATGTGCGGCGCCATCCCGGCCTGCCCCGGCCACCCGAGCTGGCCGGCAACTACCAGCGCATCGCCCGCTACAGCTTTGGCGCCAGCCTGGCCGGCGGCCATTGAGCGCCCGGGAGCAAGGGGCCGGCGGCGTGCCGGCCCTGCCATAAAAACAACTCATGCATTCCCGTTTTGGCCCCATCCCCGCCGCCAGGCCGCATTTCCGCTACACTATTGCCTCTTAAAGAACGCAATAGCGAAAGCCGAGCCAGAATCATGAATACGCCAGACATCGAAAATATCAACGTCACCTCCTTCGCGCCCATGCCAACACCGGCAGAACTGCACGCCAAGCTGCCCCTGTCGGAGAGCGCCTTCGACACCGTCAGCCGCGGCCGCGAAGCGCTGCGCAACATCATCGACCGCAAGGACCAGCGTCTGTTCGTCGTCGTCGGTCCGTGCTCCATCCACGACCCCGTCGCCGGCCTCGATTACGCGCGCCGCCTGAAAGCGCTGCAAGAGGAAGTCAAAGATACGATGCTGCTGGTGATGCGCGTATATTTCGAAAAACCGCGTACCACCACGGGCTGGAAAGGCTATATCAACGACCCGTACATGGACGACTCGTTCAAGGTCAACGAAGGCATGGAAAAGGCGCGCCAGTTCCTGCTCGACGTGTGCGAACTGGGCCTGCCCACCGCCACCGAAGCGCTGGACCCCATCTCGCCGCAATACCTGGGCGACCTGATCGCCTGGACCGCCATCGGCGCACGCACCACGGAATCGCAGACGCACCGCGAAATGTCGTCCGGCCTGTCGACACCGGTGGGCTTCAAGAACGGTACCGATGGCGACATCAGCATCGCGGTGAACGCGATCTTGTCGTCGGCGCATCCGCACTCCTTCCTGGGCATTAACGCCGAAGGCAACGTCGCCATCGTGCGCACGCGCGGCAATGCGTATGGCCACGTGGTACTGCGCGGCGGCGACGGCCGCCCGAACTACGATTCGGTCTCGATCGCCATCGCCGAACAGGCACTGGCCAAGGCCAAGCTGCCGGCCAACCTGGTAGTCGACTGCTCGCATGCGAACAGCTATAAAAAACCGGAACTGCAACCGCTGGTGATGGCCGACGTGGTCAATCAGATCCGCCAGGGCAACCACTCGCTGGTGGGCGTGATGATCGAATCGAACATCGTCAGCGGCAACCAGAAGATTCCGCAAGACCTGTCGCAACTGACCTACGGCTGCTCCGTCACCGACGGCTGCATCGACTGGGATACGACGGCCACGATGCTGCGCGACGCGCATGCGCATCTGCTGAACCGTCCCAAGTAAGCAGCAAAGAGCCGGGGTCAGACCCCCGACCACGTTGGCGCTGACCCTTGCGCTAGCGGCATTGTGGGTCTGACCCCATATACCTATGCCATCTGCACATGCGGCAGCACGGCGTACGACCCGGCCAGTGCCTGTTCCGCCTTGCTGGCCGGGATATTCAGTTCATTGACGTCCAGGTAGATACGCCCGTCCATGATGCGCACGGCGTACAGGCGCGCCATGCCCTGCACGGGCGCCACCAGGCGGCCCGAATCGAGCTCGATGATCCAGCTGTTCTTCGGCCCCATCAGGTTTTTCTCCATCAGCACCCCGTGCGCCAGCGGGCCACCCAGGCAAGGCACCGTATCGAGCAGCGCGTACACCGTATCGTCAGCCGTGCGGAACAGCGCCACGCCCGGCAAATCCTGCCACGCAAGGCCCCGCTGCACCATGCGCGCACCCGCCAGCGGCATATCCTTCAGGCGGCAAATCATTTTCCATTGTTCTGGCATCGCGAACTCCCGTGAAAAAGGCACACGCTTGCCTAAGCAAAAGCGGTGCCAGTGCCGGCAAAGGCGCAAGTAGGGCGAAATACAAGGCAAAACGCCACTGCGGCGCACTGCGCAAGTGCACACTGCCGCCGAAATGGTGCGCCGGCCGCACGGTGGACTGCCCGGCTTTCCTTTACAATGGCGGATTACTCCTCCCTATTTAACACCTTCATGATTGTTCTTGGCGTCGAATCCTCCTGTGACGAAACCGGTCTGGCCTTGTACGACACGCAACGCGGCCTGCTGTCGCACGCCCTCTATTCGCAAGTAGCCATGCACGAGCAATATGGCGGCGTGGTGCCGGAACTGGCGTCGCGCGACCATATCCGCCGCGCCATCCCGCTGCTGGAAGAGACCTTGGCCAAGGCTGGCATCAGCCTGCCCGAAATCGACGCCATCGCCTACACGCAAGGCCCGGGTCTTGCCGGCGCGCTGCTGGTGGGTTCCTCCGTTGCCTGCAGCCTGGGCCTGGCCATCAACAAGCCGGTGCTCGGCATCCACCACCTGGAGGGCCATCTGCTGTCGCCGCTGCTGGCGTCCGAGCCGCCGGATTTCCCCTTCATCGCGCTGCTGGTGTCGGGCGGCCACACGCAGCTGATGCGCGTCGATGGCGTGGGCCAGTACACCATGCTGGGCGAAACACTCGATGATGCGGCCGGCGAGGCATTCGACAAGTCGGCCAAGCTGCTGGGCCTCGGTTATCCGGGCGGCCCCGCCATTTCGCGCCTGGCCGAATTCGGTGACCCGCTGGCGTATAAACTGCCGCGCCCGATGCTGCACTCGAAGGACTTCAATTTCAGTTTCTCCGGTTTGAAAACGGCCGTGCTGACGGTGGTGAAGAACCATGAAGAAAAAGTCATCGCGAATATCTGCGATCAGGACAAGGCGAATATCGCGCGCGGCTTCGTCGACGCCATCGTCGACGTGCTGACGGCCAAATGCGTGTCCGCCCTCAAGCACACGGGCTTGAAACGCCTGGTAATCGCCGGCGGCGTGGGCGCCAACGCACAGCTGCGCGCTTCGCTCAACGCGGCCGCCGCCAAGAAGCGCTTCAAGGTGTATTACCCGGAGCTGGAATTCTGTACCGATAACGGCGCCATGATCGCCTTCGCCGGCGCCATGCGCCTGCAAATCAATCCCGACGCCGCCAAGCACGATTATTCGTTCAATGTGCGCCCGCGCTGGCCGCTGGACGAAATCCGCGAAGTCTGATCACTCCAGCAGGAAGTTGCGCCCGCCCGCCAGGGCCGCGCCCTCTTCCACCGTTTCATCCTTCAAGTCCACGCCCGACAATTGCCGGCTGAATGCCTGCGACAGCAGGTAGTGCAGCCGGTACGCGGCCGGCGCATACGCCAGCCCCTCGGGGCGCACATTCGAGATGCAGTTGCGGCGCTCGTCCAGCAAGCCTACTTTTGGGGCCCACGTCAGGTACAGGCCCAGGCTGTCAGGGGAACTCAGGCCCGGCCGCTCGCCGATCAGCACCAGCACAGCCTTCGCTTGCAGCAATTGCCCCACCTCGTCGCCGATGGCCACCCGCCCCTGCGCCACGATATGCAGCGGCGACAGCGTCCACGCCTCCAGCGCCAGCCGTTCGCGCAAGGCGGCCAGAAATGGCGCCGCGTGGCGCTGCACGGCCAGCGCCGACAGGCCATCTGCCGCCACCAGCGCCAGGTCTACTCCCTTGGAGCCACCTACCAGCCGCGCGTGTGAAACGTCATCGAGCCGGCGCCCCAGGTCGGGCCGCTGCAGGTAGATGGCACGCGTGGCGGCGGCGCTATGCAGCTGCACGCAGTCTTGCCCTTGCGCGGCCAAGGCGCGTGCCAGTGCCTCGCCATCGAGCGCCAGATGCACGGCATCGCGCGCCTGGGCGTGGGCCAGCTGGAACGCCAGTTGCGCGCGGGTCGGCACGCTGACGCCGCAGCGTCCCAGCGCGATGCGCGCGACCGTATGCCGGCGCAAGGCTTGCCAGTCACTACCGACACCAATATCCGTTTTAGCCATACAGCCTCCCTGCAAGCGCGTATCCTTGCTACACTGCGCCGCAATTCCAGTTTATCACCGTCACTCACCACGCCAGGAACGCCATGATTGTTGCCGCCGATGCCGCGCAGTGGGACCAGCTGTACGATTTGCCTTTGCTCGAGCGCCTTGGGCCCGCCCAGGATGAAGTTATCGCCCATGTGGCGCAAGTCAATGCCTCCACCGGCGTCGCCGCGCAGCCCACTTCCAAGCAGGTAGACGCTGATTTCCATGCCGACGTGCGCGCGGCCATGGCCACCATGCCGGCCTCCGTGCAGGCGCTGCTCGACGGCGTGCTGCTGGGAGTGGGCTTTGCGCGACAGCTGGGTTCCTCGGCCATCAGCGACATCGTCGTCAGTAGCGAGGGCGTGATCCTGGGCGTAGTGGTGGCGCTCGACGTGGAAGCGTTCGAGGCGCGCACGGCCAATGCCTGGGCCACCTGGAAGGAGAACACGCCCTTCACGCCGCAAGATGGTTATCGCCTTGAAGCGCAGATCGCAGCACCCGAGGACGACAACCGCCAGCGCGCACTGCAATACTTGCTGCTGCACGAATTCGGCCATGTGCTGGCCGCCGGCCGGGGCTTGCTGCCCGAATGGTGGAACGCCGCGAAGGCCATGCGCAGTGCGCACGACTACCACTACCTGCCGCTGACCTGGCAGATCACGCCAGCACTGCAGGTCGTGCCCCTGCCAGGCAACGATTTCTCCCTGCGCGCAGACGTCGTGTATTACCAGGCGCCGCGCCTGGCCGCCAGCCAGATGCGCGACGCGTATGCGCAGCTGCAGGGCACGAACTTCGCCACCCTGTATGCGGCCACCAGCATGCATGAAGACTTTGCCGAATCTTTCGCCAGCTATGTGCACGCCGTCATGCTGGGCCAGCCCCAGCACATCCGCATTTTTCACAATAACGCCCTGCTGCTGCAGTTCGACGGCTACTGGAAAACAGAACGCAGCAAGGCCAAGCGCCGGCTGCTGAAGCAGTTATTGGGCAAGTGATCAGTTAGCGGCGCAATCACCGGCAGCTGCCCGCGCCAGCATGGCGCGAAACGCCATAAAGACCTTCTGCATGACCGGACGCTTGTACGGATACAGGGCTTCGGCATCCATGGCGTGTACGATCATGGCGTTGTCTGCTTCGAACACCAGCAATTCACCGTCACGCGTTTCAGCGCAATCGATGCCCAGATAAGGCATGCCCATGCGTGCATTGATGGCACACAAGGCAGCCGCATGACGCCGCGCAAATTCCTCGTCAAAATGCGCCATGCACCGGGCCTCCTCGGCGCGCTTGGCCGCGCTTTCCTCCATGCCCGCGTTCAGGTAATGAATCATCCAGTGCGAGGACACGGCGTAGTGGCAGATGTACGGCATGCCGTCGATCAGCACGATGCGGTACTTTCGGAACTGGCCATCCTCGCTGCGGTAGTCGACAAAGCGGGCGATGTAAAAGAGTGGTGCGTCGACGGCCTGCAGATAGGCGTGCAAGTCGCTGGCGTGCTCCATCTTTTCCAGGTCGTGGCCCGCGTGCGAACCGAGGGGCCGCACGATCAGGGGAAAGGCGTCGCCGGGCAGCACGGCATCGAGCGGCAATTCCCCCGCAGCTAGCGCCGCCAGCTCCGCGCGCGCGATGCGCACCGTGCGTGGCATGGCCACACCGGGAAAATCCTGCAGCTTCCCGCACAGGCCATCGCGCGAGGTATGTGCGATATGCTGGGGCAGGTTGATGACCGGGCGTGGCCAGTCCGCCACGAATTGCGCCAGCAGCGCCAGCAAGGGCTGGTTGGCGTCGGACTCGGCCACGCCCACCAGCAGCACGTCGTGATCCGGCACTTCTTCCGGCAAGGGGCCTTCCAGCGTCAGGTACAGCAGGTCGAGCGCCACGTCGGACTGCTCGACGAGAAACTCGATGGGCGTATTCGACATCAGGTCGCCTGGCCCCATCAGTACCAGCACGCGGATGCCAGGGCCAGATTGCGGCGCTTGCGCGGGCAGCGCATACAGCTGCTGCAAGTCGATCGCCTGCGCCTGCACGGCCAGCGCCATCTCGCGCTCGCCCTTCAATTGCAGCACGGTGGAAAAATCCAGGCAGGCGTGCGCGTCATCGGGATACGCTTGCGCGCGCGCCAGCAGCGCTTCGCCCAGCGGCGCCAGGTCTTCCTGCAGAAAGGCAAGGCGCATCAGGGGCGCCAGGCCGATCAGCGGCGCATATGGCGTGGCAGCGTGCAGCAGCAAATCGTTCATGTTGGCTTTCCTTTCAGGACAGGCGCGCGGCGCCGAAGCGCAGCACGCCCGCCAGCAGCGCATCGATATCCTCGGTGCGCGTACGGTGATTGACGATGGCGGCGCGGATGGCCAGCTGCCCGCCGATGGTGGTAGTCGATGGCGCCGCAATGCCAGACTCGTGCAAGTCGGCGACGATCTCGCCATTGAAGGCATCGCTGTCGCCGTCGGCGACGCCACGGTGGCGGAAGCAGACGATGTTCAGGGTCACGGGCGCCAGCAATTCCAGCTCCGGTGTGGCCGCTATCTGCTCGGCCAGGTAGCGCGCCAGCACGCAGGTGTGCGCGATGGCAGCGCCCATGCGTTCGGCGCCGTGTACCTTGAAAGTGAACCAGGTTTTCAGCGCACGGAAGCCACGCGACAGGTCGGGGCCGAAATCGCAGGGCCAGGGCGAGCCACCCGCCAGCCCACGCGTTTCGCGCCGCAGATAGGCCGCCGGAGCGGCAAACGCCGCCATATGCCGCGTGCCGTCACGCACCAGCAAAAAGCCCGCGTCATACGGCACTTGCCCCCACTTGTGAAAATCAAACGCCAGCGAGTCTGCCAGTTCAATGCCAGCCAGCAGGGGCGCTACCTGAGGCGACAGCATGCCCAGTGCCCCATAGGCGCCATCGACGTGGAACCACAGCTGTTCGTGCCTGGCCAATGCCGCCAGCGCCGATAAATCGTCGATGGCGCCCGTGTCCACGGTGCCGGCCGTGCCAGCGATAAAGAAGGGATGCAGGCCCGCCGCGCGGTCACGCGCGATGGTCTGCGCCAGGGCGGCGACGTCTATCTGCTGCCGCTCGTTGACGGCAATGCGGCGCAAGGCAGCCGTGCCCAGGCCGGACAGGTCCATCGCCTGCGCGATGCAGCCATGCGCGGCGGCCGAGGTGTACGCCACCAGCGGCGCGCCCTGCAAGCCATCCTGGCGGACCTCCATGCCCAGCGCCTGCGTGCGCGCCACCAGCACGCCCATCAAGTTGGCCATCGAGGTACCCGTGACGAACACGCCGCTGGCCGACTCGGGAAAGCCGAACAGTTCGGCCATCCAGCGGGTAATCTGGCGCTCCACTTCCACCGGCATCTGGTTGCGCCCGCCTACATTCGCATTCAGGCCGGCCGCCAGCATCTCGGCCAGCATGCCCACGGGCGTGCCGCCGCCATGCACCCAGCCCATGAAACCGGGATGCACATTGCCTACGGCGTAGGGCAGCACATCCTGCATGAAACTGGCGTGGGCCTCACCGAGCTCGCCCGGTGCGCGCGGTAACGGTTGCGCGAATGCCGCGCGGGCGCTGTCCGGCGCCGCCTGCCAAACAGGCCGCTGGCGAATTCGCTGTGCGTAGTCGAGCATGTCGTCGAGCATGCGATGGCTTTGCGCGCGAAACGCATCCCAGTCGTGCGGATCGAGGGAATCGGGGTCGGGTGGCAGCATGATGGCGTCGAATGGGGAGATCGCCGATTATCGCACCGGCGCACCCGCCCGGGGCGTCAATTTGCGCCGTTTTACGCCGGCAGCCGCCCCAGCGCCGCCTGGAAAGCGTACGCCAGCACCCGCTTCAGCCGGCCCTGCGCATCGGTGATCTGCATGTGCGCCAGCCAGGCCTCGAATTCGGGTGCGGGACGCAAGCCCAGCACGCGGCGCGCGTACAGGGCATCGTGGAACGAAGTGCTCTGGTAGCCAAGCATGATGTCGTCCGCGCCCGGCACGCCCATGACAAAATTGCAGCCGGCCACGCCCAGCATGGTCAGCAAGGCATCCATGTCATCCTGGTCCGCTTCCGCGTGGTTGGTGTAGCACACGTCGCAGCCCATGGGCAGCCCCAGCAGCTTGGCGCAGAAATGGTCTTCCAGCCCCGCACGCATGATCTGCTTGCCGTCATACAGATATTCGGGGCCGATGAAACCCACCACCGAATTGACCAGCAGCGGCTGATACGCGCGCGCCACAGCGTACGCGCGCGCCTCGCACGTTTGCTGGTCCATGCCGTGGTGGGCGCCGGCCGACAGGGCACTGCCCTGCCCCGTCTCGAAATACATGACATTGTTGCCCACCGTGCCGCGTCCCAGCGACAGGGCCGCCGCCTGCCCCTCGGCCAGCAGCGCCAGGTCGATGCCGAAGCTGCGGTTGGCCGCCTGCGTGCCCGCCACCGACTGAAACACCAGGTCGACGGGTGCGCCGCGGCGTATCGCCTCGAGGGTGTTGGTGATGTGCGTGAGCACGCAGGACTGGGTGGGTATTTGATACTGGTCGATGACGGCGTCGAGCAAGTGCAGCAGCGAGACCACCTGCGCCACATTGTCGGTGGCGGGATTGATGCCGATCACGGCGTCGCCGCTGCCCAGCTGCAGGCCATCGAGGATGGAGGCGGCAATGCCCGTGGCGTCGTCCGTCGGGTGGTTCGGCTGCAGCCGCGTGGACAAGCGGTTTTCCAGGCCCAGCGTATTGCGAAAGGCCGTGACGACCTGGCACTTGCGGGCCACCAGTACCAGGTCCTGCAAGCGCATCAGTTTCGAGACGGCCGCCGCCATTTCCGGCGTGATGCCGGCGGCGATGCGGGACAGTAGCGCCGTATCCGTCGCGTCATCGAGCAGCCAGTCGCGAAAGTCGCCCACGCAAAGGTGAGAAATCGGCGCAAAGGCGGCGCGCGCATGCGAGTCGATGATCAGGCGCGTGACTTCATCATCTTCATACGGCACCAGCACCTCGTTGAGGAACAGCGATAGCGGCACCTCCGCCAGCGCCAGTTGCGCCGCCACCCGCTCCCGCGCGCTCGATGCCGCCACGCCGGCAAGCACATCGCCCGAACGGGGCGGCGTGGCCTTTGCCAGCAGCTCCTTCAGGCTGGCGAACGCATAGGTATGCTTGTCTATCGTATGACTGAAGCGGGGCATGGTTCGGTTCCTCCATGCCCCATTCTACGCCAGGCTACAGGCTGCGCAGCGCCCCTTCCAGCTGTGGATAGCGGAAGACAAAGCCGTCGGCCAGCAAACGGTGCGGTGCGACCCTTTGACCTTCCACCAGCAAGTCGGCCTGCTCGCCCAGCAAGGCGCGCATGGCGAAGGCCGGCGTGGGCATGAAGCTGGGCCGGTGCAGTACCGCGCCCGCCACCTGGGCGAAGCGGCGCTGCTCGATGGCTTCCGGCGCGCAGAAGTTGTACGCGCCGCTCACCGCGCCTTGTTCGCTGCGGCGCGCCAGGTAAGCGACACCGCGGATCACGTCGCGCACATGCACCCACGATACCCATTGCTTGCCGCTGCCGAGCGGGCCACCCACGCCGAAGCGGATCGGCAAGAGCATCTGCGGCAGCGAACCCTGGTGGCCGAAGACGAGACCAAAGCGCATGCAGCCCACCTGCACGCCAAATTTCTCCGCCTGGCGCGCGGCCGCTTCCCATTCCTGGCACAGCTGCGACATGAAGATGGCTTGCGGCGCGCTCTCCTCCGTCAATTCCGTCGCGTCGCCCTGCGGCTGCACGCCGTAGTAACCGATGGCCGACGCGGACAGCAGCACCCTCGGCTTGTGCTGCGCGCGGGCGATCCACGCCACCAGGTCCTGCGTCAGCACCACGCGGCTGCGGCGCAGGGCAGCCTTGCGCGCGTCCGTCCAACGCTTCCCGACGATGCGCGCGCCGGCCAGGTTGACCACCATATCGATGCGCTGCGCGTCCGATAATTCGTTCAGCGACTGGATGCAGCGCAGCTTGCCGTCGAAGGTCCACGCGGCCTGCTTCGGCTGGCGCGTCAGCACCGTCACCGCGTGGCCGTCGGCCAGCAGGGCGCTGACCAACTGCTGGCCGATGAAACCCGTGGCGCCCGTCACCAGCACGGACTGTGGCGCGGCGGCAAAGCTCAGGTGTTCCTCTTGCTCTGCCGTCTCCTGTACCTTGCGCCGGCCCAACTGCCACACGGCATACGCGTCGCGCAGGCCGGACAGGCCCACGCCCACGCCACACAGGGCCAGGAAGACGCTGAGCCAGCCATAAGGCTGCCACACGAGGGCCGTCGGCAGGCTCGCCCACTGGCTGCTGTTCAGGGCCAGCAGGGCGATGAAGGCGCCCGCGTTGATCGCCAGCACCGTGTGCGTGACCCGCTCCGTGGCGGGCAAGAGGCGGGTCTGGTCTTCGACGACGAAGTCCCACAGGGTCAGCACGATTTCCACGCCAAACACGATCACCAGTACCCAGGCCCAGGCGCCATGCCATTCCCAGGCGGCCAGGCCGACGAACAGCAGGCTGTAGATCAGCGCACGCGTGGCATGGATGGTCAATTCCAGGCGCGCCGACGCCTTTTGCGGCAGCGCTTCCGTGATTTCATGGTGGTAGATGGTGTCGAAGGCGCCCAGGCAGCCTTGCGCCGCCATCAGTTGCAGGGCCAGCAGATGCGTATTCATGGTGTGTCCTTGTGAAGGGTGGGCGCCGCGCTTTCGCGGAACACGCCGACCTGGGTGAAGGTGGTGCCGAACAGGGCATGGCGGATTTCGATGCGGATGTTGAACTGCTGCGGCGTGTCGTTGCGGTGGCAGAGATAGGTCTTGCCTGGCGTGAGCACCCCGGGAAGTGGCATCCGCCAGCCGAAAAGATCGAGAAAATAGCCATCGCTGGTGAAGTGCAGGTTGCCATCTTCGACATGCAGCACCAGCTTCATGCCCAGCCCCATACCCACGTATTCGAGCACTTCGCCCTGTGCGCTTTCCGCCATGTAGGACGTGAAGCAGATGGGCGCGCGCCCGTGCAGACGGTAGGTGCGCTGCTTGAAGATGAAGGGGCAGCCGGGACGTGAATAGACTTCGATATCGACGGGGAAGTCGTGGTCGTCGTACGGAATCAGCGCGCCATCGATGAAGGGACGCGTCAGCCATCCCAGCACCTTGCCCAGGCGCGAACTGGTGAGTTCACTGAGTTCGCCCTGGTAATACAGGGGCTGGCCCGGCGCTGGATTTTTCTCGAAGCGGCGGCGGATGTCCGGATGCAGGGTGAGCCACTGCTCGCCCATCACCTTCCTGAACAGCTCTCCTTCGGAAGGCCCGTTCATGACTTGCCCGGCTTTTTCGATTTCGCCGGCTTGTCGTCCGGACTGAGGAACTTGGCCACCTTGCCGCCCATGGAGAGCATGCGCTGCAGGGTGGCCGGCGGCAGGTTTTTATAGTCGCTGTAAGTGCTGCTGAGCATTTCCAGGAAGGCCAGCACTTCGCCCATGCGTTCCAGGGTGGCCCGCGGAATGGCCGCATCGTGCTCGCCCTCGATCGCGCACTCGCGCAGCACCGTCAGGGTGGGATCGATCTCGCGCCGCTTGCGTTCCTCCATGATGACCCGGAAGATTTCCCACACATCCTGCAGGGCGACGAAATGGTCGCGCCGGTCTTTCAATACATGCGTGATGCGCACCAGGCCCCAGCTTTGCAATTCCTTCAGGCTGTTGCTGAC is from Janthinobacterium sp. 61 and encodes:
- a CDS encoding DUF4166 domain-containing protein: MNGPSEGELFRKVMGEQWLTLHPDIRRRFEKNPAPGQPLYYQGELSELTSSRLGKVLGWLTRPFIDGALIPYDDHDFPVDIEVYSRPGCPFIFKQRTYRLHGRAPICFTSYMAESAQGEVLEYVGMGLGMKLVLHVEDGNLHFTSDGYFLDLFGWRMPLPGVLTPGKTYLCHRNDTPQQFNIRIEIRHALFGTTFTQVGVFRESAAPTLHKDTP
- a CDS encoding GbsR/MarR family transcriptional regulator; this translates as MELSPTTQKYILHWGGMGTRWGVNRTVAQIHALLFLANEPLTAEDIAASLNVARSNVSNSLKELQSWGLVRITHVLKDRRDHFVALQDVWEIFRVIMEERKRREIDPTLTVLRECAIEGEHDAAIPRATLERMGEVLAFLEMLSSTYSDYKNLPPATLQRMLSMGGKVAKFLSPDDKPAKSKKPGKS